From one Melospiza melodia melodia isolate bMelMel2 chromosome 4, bMelMel2.pri, whole genome shotgun sequence genomic stretch:
- the TMEM60 gene encoding transmembrane protein 60 yields the protein MRMSLAQRVLLTWLFTLLFLIMLVLKLDEKAPWNWFLIFIPVWIFDTILLVMLIVKMAGRCKSGFDPRNGSQNMKKKVWYLVAMLLKVAFCLALCAKLQRFTTMKLAYVFIPLWALLLGALLELGYNIFYVRRD from the coding sequence ATGAGAATGTCCCTGGCGCAAAGAGTGCTGCTGACATGGCTTTTTACCTTACTCTTCCTGATCATGCTGGTGCTGAAGTTGGATGAGAAAGCCCCGTGGAACTGGTTCCTCATTTTCATTCCCGTGTGGATCTTCGACACCATCCTTCTGGTGATGTTGATTGTGAAGATGGCCGGGCGCTGCAAGTCCGGCTTCGACCCCCGCAACGGCTCGCAGAACATGAAGAAGAAGGTCTGGTACCTGGTGGCCATGCTGCTGAAAGTGGCCTTCTGCCTGGCCCTGTGTGCCAAGCTGCAGCGCTTCACCACCATGAAGCTGGCCTACGTGTTCATCCCCCTGTGGGCCCTGCTGCTGGGGGCCCTGCTGGAACTGGGCTACAACATCTTCTATGTACGGAGAGACTAG